Proteins from one Sulfurovum sp. TSL1 genomic window:
- a CDS encoding sce7726 family protein, which translates to MEYNTSLSYLFTPKILNSFININQNTDRLSNVVKELGLGDLISQNTTLGELFEKSYKQLLKNYRNEYVFKNAIAKKILIGRHSIKSSSLFTELRVETSKADIVIFNGTSHIYEIKTDLDTFERLPKQIENYKKVFEYVNIVSVETKVDTIKTLVDDDIGIIVLTDRYTLKTIRKAKSRLNKLDKEALFNMLRKDEYLKVIQNNFGYIPDVPNTKIFSASKELFITLPVEQAHQEVLKALKARKNHTKLVENIKKFPDSLKIAIIEEDLNIQQQQEFLKALNTKVKKLFI; encoded by the coding sequence ATGGAATATAATACATCCCTTTCTTATCTTTTTACTCCAAAGATACTCAATAGTTTTATCAACATAAATCAGAATACAGATAGATTGTCTAATGTTGTTAAAGAGTTAGGTTTAGGTGATTTAATTTCTCAAAATACTACTCTTGGAGAGTTATTTGAAAAATCATATAAACAACTATTAAAAAACTATCGTAATGAGTATGTTTTTAAAAATGCTATTGCCAAAAAAATTCTTATTGGAAGGCATTCAATAAAGTCTTCTTCTTTATTTACAGAATTGAGGGTTGAAACTTCAAAAGCAGATATAGTTATATTTAACGGGACTTCTCATATCTATGAGATAAAGACTGACTTGGATACTTTTGAAAGACTTCCAAAGCAAATTGAAAACTATAAGAAAGTTTTTGAATATGTGAATATCGTATCAGTAGAAACAAAAGTAGATACTATCAAGACATTGGTAGATGATGACATAGGTATTATTGTATTAACAGATAGATATACTTTGAAAACAATTCGTAAAGCCAAATCAAGATTGAATAAACTTGATAAAGAAGCATTGTTTAATATGCTTAGAAAAGATGAGTATTTAAAAGTTATTCAAAATAATTTCGGATATATACCAGATGTTCCAAACACAAAAATATTTTCTGCTTCAAAGGAATTATTCATTACTTTGCCAGTAGAACAGGCTCATCAAGAAGTCTTAAAAGCATTGAAAGCCCGAAAAAATCATACAAAATTGGTAGAAAACATCAAAAAGTTTCCTGATAGTTTAAAAATAGCTATAATAGAGGAAGATTTAAACATTCAGCAACAGCAAGAATTCTTAAAGGCTTTAAATACAAAAGTTAAAAAGCTGTTTATATAA